A DNA window from Hordeum vulgare subsp. vulgare chromosome 1H, MorexV3_pseudomolecules_assembly, whole genome shotgun sequence contains the following coding sequences:
- the LOC123427783 gene encoding 40S ribosomal protein S7 codes for MYTARKKIQKDKGLEPSEFEDSVAQAFFDLENGNQELKSDVKDLYINAAFQMDVAGNRKAVVIHVPYRLRKSFRKIHVRLVRELEKKFSGKDVVIVATRRIVRPPKKGSAVVRPRTRTLTAVHDGLLEDVVYPAEIVGKRVRYRLDGSKIIKIFLDPKERNNTEYKLDTFTSVYRRLCGKDVVYEYPVAETA; via the exons ATGTACACGGCGAGGAAGAAGATCCAGAAGGACAAGGGCCTCGAGCCCTCCGAGTTCGAGGACTCCGTCGCGCAG GCTTTCTTCGACCTGGAGAATGGCAACCAGGAGCTCAAGAGCGACGTCAAAGACCTCTACATCAACGCCGCCTT CCAGATGGATGTTGCAGGGAACAGGAAGGCCGTGGTCATCCACGTCCCGTACAGGCTCCGCAAGTCCTTCAGGAAGATCCACGTCAGGCTCGTCAgggagctcgagaagaagttcagCGGCAAG GACGTTGTTATTGTTGCAACAAGGCGGATTGTGAGGCCACCCAAAAAAGGTTCTGCTGTTGTTCGCCCTCGTACAAGAACTTTGACTGCTGTTCATGATGGTCTTTTGGAGGATGTTGTTTACCCAGCTGAGATTGTGGGGAAACGTGTCAGATATCGTCTTGATGGCTCGAAAATCATCAAG ATCTTCTTGGACCCAAAGGAACGCAACAACACAGAGTACAAGTTGGATACCTTCACTTCAGTGTACCGCAGGCTTTGTGGCAAGGATGTGGTATACGAGTACCCCGTTGCTGAAACTGCTTGA